The proteins below are encoded in one region of Cucurbita pepo subsp. pepo cultivar mu-cu-16 chromosome LG10, ASM280686v2, whole genome shotgun sequence:
- the LOC111803517 gene encoding ethylene-responsive transcription factor RAP2-10-like, with the protein MEGGGEGGREGTRKRGVHNQKLYKGIRMRKWGKWVAEIREPNKRSRIWLGSYSSPVAAARAYDTAVYYLRGPSARLNFPELLAGEGRGISGGGCGNMSAATIRKKATEVGARVDALESSLGHHQHNHNNRNHHSHASASPPETKVCSGFLDRMDLNKLPDPEEDDEEGDGEFEWERQ; encoded by the coding sequence ATGGAGGGCGGAGGAGAGGGAGGTCGGGAGGGTACCAGAAAAAGAGGGGTCCACAATCAGAAGCTGTACAAAGGGATAAGGATGAGGAAGTGGGGGAAGTGGGTGGCTGAGATTCGAGAACCCAATAAGCGCTCCAGGATTTGGCTCGGTTCTTACTCTTCTCCAGTGGCCGCTGCCAGGGCCTACGATACCGCCGTGTATTACCTCAGAGGCCCCTCCGCCAGGCTTAATTTTCCCGAGTTGTTAGCCGGGGAAGGACGCGGAATTAGCGGCGGTGGATGTGGCAACATGTCGGCGGCTACTATACGGAAGAAAGCCACGGAGGTGGGCGCACGAGTGGATGCTCTGGAGAGTTCCTTAGGTCATCACCAACATAATCACAACAATCGGAACCATCATTCCCACGCATCGGCGTCTCCGCCAGAGACGAAAGTCTGCAGCGGGTTTTTGGATCGGATGGATTTGAACAAATTACCCGACccggaagaagatgatgaagaaggagATGGAGAGTTCGAGTGGGAGAGACAATGA
- the LOC111803516 gene encoding uncharacterized protein LOC111803516 isoform X1, whose product MDDITSYYAPPPQPQPPSQPSGLEAPHYPYYQVPPPPSSAPSSQHYLAQHPPTFASYGLPFLPHAASINEVRTLFIAGLPEDVKPREIYNLFREFPGYESSHLRSPTQTTQPFAFAVFSDQQSAVGAMHAVNGMVFDLEKQSVLYVDLAKSNSRSKRTRTEDERYGSDKKAKVSIFSRSTPDPAGLGSTHMSGMGNSAYNTIGYPSAQSHGSFDSKTVNDTVAANVTPQNPPCPTLFVANLGPSCTEQELVQIFSRCPGFLKLKMQSTYGAPVAFVDFQDTACSTGALNHLQGSILYSSPPGEGMRLEYAKSRMGMRKKLK is encoded by the exons ATGGACGACATAACGAGTTACTACGCGCCACCTCCGCAACCGCAACCACCGTCGCAGCCTTCTGGTCTTGAGGCGCCTCACTATCCCTATTACCAGgtgcctcctcctccttcttcagCACCGTCGTCTCAGCATTACCTCGCTCAACACCCGCCAACCTTCGCTTCCTATGGCTTACCTTTTTTACCTCACGCAGCCTCCATTAATGAGGTCCGAACCCTATTCATAGCTGGCCTTCCTGAAGACGTCAAGCCCCGAGAAATTTACAATCTCTTCCGGGAGTTTCCGGGCTACGAGTCCTCTCATCTTCGGAGCCCCACGCAGACGACCCAG CCATTTGCATTTGCTGTATTCTCGGACCAGCAGTCTGCCGTAGGTGCAATGCATGCTGTAAAT GGGATGGTGTTTGATCTTGAGAAGCAATCAGTACTATATGTTGATTTAGCTAAATCCAATTCAAGATCAAAACGGACGAGGACAG AGGATGAAAGATATGGATCGGATAAGAAAGCTAAAGTATCTATCTTTTCAAGGAGCACTCCTGATCCTG CAGGTCTTGGCAGCACTCACATGTCTGGAATGGGTAATTCTGCTTACAACACGATTGGTTATCCATCTGCACAAAG CCATGGAAGCTTTGATAGCAAAACTGTAAATGATACAGTGGCAGCAAATGTG ACTCCTCAAAATCCCCCATGTCCAACACTTTTTGTGGCAAATCTAGGGCCAAGTTGCACAGAGCAAGAacttgttcaaattttttctaG ATGCCCggggtttttaaaactaaagaTGCAGAGCACGTATGGGGCCCCAGTTGCTTTTGTTGATTTTCAG GATACCGCCTGTTCAACTGGAGCACTGAACCATCTGCAAGGCTCAATTCTGTACTCGTCACCTCCTGGGGAGGGCATGCGATTGGA GTACGCAAAATCACGAATGGGTATGcgaaagaaattgaaatga
- the LOC111803516 gene encoding protein WHI4 isoform X2 yields the protein MDDITSYYAPPPQPQPPSQPSGLEAPHYPYYQVPPPPSSAPSSQHYLAQHPPTFASYGLPFLPHAASINEVRTLFIAGLPEDVKPREIYNLFREFPGYESSHLRSPTQTTQPFAFAVFSDQQSAVGAMHAVNGMVFDLEKQSVLYVDLAKSNSRSKRTRTEDERYGSDKKAKVSIFSRSTPDPGLGSTHMSGMGNSAYNTIGYPSAQSHGSFDSKTVNDTVAANVTPQNPPCPTLFVANLGPSCTEQELVQIFSRCPGFLKLKMQSTYGAPVAFVDFQDTACSTGALNHLQGSILYSSPPGEGMRLEYAKSRMGMRKKLK from the exons ATGGACGACATAACGAGTTACTACGCGCCACCTCCGCAACCGCAACCACCGTCGCAGCCTTCTGGTCTTGAGGCGCCTCACTATCCCTATTACCAGgtgcctcctcctccttcttcagCACCGTCGTCTCAGCATTACCTCGCTCAACACCCGCCAACCTTCGCTTCCTATGGCTTACCTTTTTTACCTCACGCAGCCTCCATTAATGAGGTCCGAACCCTATTCATAGCTGGCCTTCCTGAAGACGTCAAGCCCCGAGAAATTTACAATCTCTTCCGGGAGTTTCCGGGCTACGAGTCCTCTCATCTTCGGAGCCCCACGCAGACGACCCAG CCATTTGCATTTGCTGTATTCTCGGACCAGCAGTCTGCCGTAGGTGCAATGCATGCTGTAAAT GGGATGGTGTTTGATCTTGAGAAGCAATCAGTACTATATGTTGATTTAGCTAAATCCAATTCAAGATCAAAACGGACGAGGACAG AGGATGAAAGATATGGATCGGATAAGAAAGCTAAAGTATCTATCTTTTCAAGGAGCACTCCTGATCCTG GTCTTGGCAGCACTCACATGTCTGGAATGGGTAATTCTGCTTACAACACGATTGGTTATCCATCTGCACAAAG CCATGGAAGCTTTGATAGCAAAACTGTAAATGATACAGTGGCAGCAAATGTG ACTCCTCAAAATCCCCCATGTCCAACACTTTTTGTGGCAAATCTAGGGCCAAGTTGCACAGAGCAAGAacttgttcaaattttttctaG ATGCCCggggtttttaaaactaaagaTGCAGAGCACGTATGGGGCCCCAGTTGCTTTTGTTGATTTTCAG GATACCGCCTGTTCAACTGGAGCACTGAACCATCTGCAAGGCTCAATTCTGTACTCGTCACCTCCTGGGGAGGGCATGCGATTGGA GTACGCAAAATCACGAATGGGTATGcgaaagaaattgaaatga